From the Streptomyces nigrescens genome, one window contains:
- a CDS encoding sugar transferase: MTTESADAHRSARVPPPSAVPRPAAAVRPPRGPGRETLPPPRPGRGVRRRTVAPLLAVDALATAATALLVLGPGTAPAALGLLLAGLLLLHSHAGLYRPGPAPRTLNDLPTLLGRSAVCWCAAAAVLAAVRPGQALPPALLVGAVAVHTALGCGGRAAVHRARRAAARRRPRATLIVGTGPAARQLAAVLHTHPEYGMRPVGVVTPPSLPPAGSDATGTSGSGTPPGTAGPPLPRLGSAQDITRAVIQHTVRDVVFTLPPYGDPHTTALLRRFIAQGSAVWLAGAAAAREGRTPHADTDHLRGFACRLLDTAPPRHGGGSKRLLDLTLAASGLVVTAPVLLGCALAVRLAVGPGVLFRQERIGRGGRSFTLLKFRTWQPCDEHEAATRWSLADESRMSRVGRLLRRTSLDELPQLWNVLRGEMSLVGPRPERPFFVERFLGTCPDYGARLRMPAGMTGLAQVHGLRGDTSVEDRVRFDNLYIDSWSLRQDLLILLRTVASVVRLEGR; encoded by the coding sequence ATGACGACGGAGAGCGCGGACGCGCACCGCTCCGCCCGGGTCCCGCCCCCGTCGGCGGTCCCCCGCCCGGCAGCCGCGGTCCGTCCGCCGCGCGGGCCGGGGCGGGAAACCCTTCCCCCGCCCCGGCCCGGCCGCGGTGTACGGCGGCGGACCGTCGCCCCGCTGCTCGCCGTCGACGCTCTGGCCACCGCGGCCACCGCGCTGCTCGTCCTCGGCCCCGGAACGGCGCCGGCCGCACTCGGCCTCCTCCTGGCGGGTCTGCTGCTGCTCCACTCCCACGCCGGTCTCTACCGTCCCGGCCCCGCCCCGCGCACGCTGAACGATCTGCCGACGCTGCTGGGCCGGTCCGCCGTCTGCTGGTGCGCGGCGGCCGCGGTGCTCGCCGCCGTACGCCCCGGGCAGGCGCTGCCGCCGGCCCTGCTGGTGGGTGCGGTGGCGGTGCACACCGCGCTGGGCTGCGGCGGCCGGGCCGCGGTGCACCGGGCCCGCCGCGCCGCCGCCCGCCGCCGGCCCCGCGCCACGCTGATCGTCGGCACCGGCCCGGCGGCCCGGCAGCTCGCCGCCGTCCTGCACACCCACCCCGAGTACGGGATGCGCCCGGTGGGCGTGGTCACCCCGCCGTCGCTGCCGCCCGCCGGATCCGACGCAACGGGCACCTCCGGATCCGGCACGCCCCCGGGCACCGCCGGACCGCCGCTGCCGCGGCTCGGCTCCGCGCAGGACATCACCCGCGCCGTCATCCAGCACACCGTGCGGGACGTGGTGTTCACCCTGCCGCCGTACGGCGATCCGCACACCACCGCACTGCTGCGCCGCTTCATCGCGCAGGGCTCGGCCGTCTGGCTGGCCGGCGCCGCGGCCGCCCGCGAGGGCCGGACGCCGCATGCGGACACCGACCACCTGAGGGGCTTCGCCTGCCGGCTCCTGGACACCGCCCCGCCGCGGCACGGCGGTGGGAGCAAGCGGCTGCTGGACCTCACACTGGCCGCGTCGGGGCTGGTGGTCACCGCCCCGGTACTGCTGGGCTGCGCCCTCGCGGTGCGGCTCGCCGTCGGTCCCGGTGTGCTTTTCCGGCAGGAACGCATCGGCCGAGGGGGCCGCAGTTTCACCCTGCTGAAGTTCCGCACCTGGCAGCCGTGCGACGAGCACGAGGCGGCGACGCGGTGGAGCCTGGCGGACGAGAGCCGGATGAGCCGGGTCGGCCGGCTGCTGCGGCGCACCTCGCTCGATGAGCTGCCGCAGCTGTGGAACGTACTGCGCGGCGAGATGAGCCTGGTCGGGCCGCGCCCGGAACGTCCCTTCTTCGTCGAGCGGTTCCTCGGGACCTGCCCCGACTACGGCGCCCGGCTCCGGATGCCGGCGGGTATGACCGGCCTGGCGCAGGTGCACGGGCTGCGCGGCGACACCTCCGTCGAGGACCGGGTCCGCTTCGACAACCTCTACATCGACAGCTGGTCACTGCGGCAGGACCTGCTGATCCTGCTGCGCACCGTGGCCTCGGTGGTGCGGCTGGAGGGCAGATGA